From a region of the Prosthecobacter debontii genome:
- a CDS encoding PSD1 and planctomycete cytochrome C domain-containing protein, with protein MSTFRYLLPAISLGLLAEPLSASDISTSDLDFFEKKVRPILIERCYECHSVESGKSKANLTVDSKSGLLQGGDNGPALVAGAPDKSLIIEAIRYKNRDMQMPPKSAMPAAEIKILEEWVQRGAPDPRTQTIAHGPQKVNIEKGREHWAFRPIANALPPQATHSHPIDAFTTTALTQKGLSLSRPADPVTLLRRMSFDLIGLPPTPEETTTFVSSYGKDPQKAIRTLIDRLLGSPHYGEKWGRHWLDVARYADSNGLDENVALGTAWRYRDYVVKSFNTDKPFDRFLIEQIAGDLLPAKSLEERHEHATATAFLNLGAKVLAEADKEKLVMDVVDEQIETTGRAFLAMTLGCVRCHDHKFDPISHEDYYALAAIFKSTRSFADEKNGAISFWFETPIGDLEDFAAVKTAELALAAKKQELATARSEEKKNPGPESKKRVEQLMDEMDQVEKNLPDLPTVVGVTDSAITPTVPIHIRGSHLTLGKPVERGFPKVMEASLAPKPHFPADKSGRLELAQWLARPEHPLTARVIVNRVWTWHFDQGLVRTPDNFGLLGESPTHPELLDYLATWLPANGWSLKDLHRLILTSATYQQASGPSVEKDPENHLLHHFPIRRLQAEEVRDALLSVSGQLDLNIGGKTVPLRNRQFVFNHTSKDATKYDSTRRALYLPIIRNNLYDLFQQFDYPDPAVSTGQRNSTVVSPQALLLMNSPLADQASRGLAKRVLQSHRDPQERIAQAIRLAYTRDAEAEDIANAHDFLIAADGILASSIQDYEERQTRAWELLCQSLMMANEFIYLR; from the coding sequence GTGTCTACGTTCCGTTATCTTCTTCCAGCGATCTCTTTGGGGCTGCTGGCCGAACCATTATCGGCCAGTGACATCTCCACTTCTGATCTCGATTTTTTCGAGAAGAAGGTTAGGCCTATTTTGATCGAGCGCTGCTATGAGTGCCACTCCGTGGAGAGTGGTAAGAGCAAAGCCAATCTAACGGTCGATTCGAAGTCTGGCCTTCTGCAAGGCGGTGACAATGGACCTGCTCTAGTAGCGGGTGCACCGGATAAGAGCCTCATCATCGAGGCCATCCGCTACAAAAACCGCGATATGCAGATGCCGCCCAAAAGCGCCATGCCTGCCGCAGAGATCAAAATCCTGGAAGAGTGGGTCCAACGCGGTGCACCCGATCCACGCACGCAAACCATCGCCCATGGTCCCCAAAAGGTGAACATTGAAAAGGGCCGCGAGCACTGGGCCTTCCGCCCCATTGCAAACGCCCTTCCTCCTCAGGCTACCCATAGCCATCCGATCGATGCTTTCACCACCACCGCTCTGACTCAGAAAGGCCTCTCGCTTTCCCGCCCCGCCGATCCGGTCACTCTTCTGCGTCGGATGAGCTTTGACCTCATCGGCCTGCCACCGACACCCGAGGAAACCACCACCTTTGTGTCGAGTTATGGGAAAGATCCTCAAAAGGCCATCCGCACCTTGATTGATCGTTTATTGGGCTCGCCTCATTACGGTGAGAAGTGGGGCCGCCATTGGCTGGATGTCGCACGCTACGCTGACTCCAACGGTCTGGATGAAAACGTCGCGCTCGGCACCGCCTGGAGATATCGCGATTATGTGGTGAAGAGTTTCAATACCGACAAGCCCTTTGACCGTTTCCTGATCGAACAAATCGCAGGTGATCTCTTGCCCGCCAAGTCTCTGGAGGAACGGCATGAACACGCCACCGCCACCGCCTTCCTCAATCTCGGAGCCAAAGTTCTGGCCGAAGCCGATAAGGAAAAGCTGGTCATGGATGTGGTGGATGAACAGATCGAAACCACCGGTCGTGCCTTCCTAGCGATGACCCTTGGCTGTGTCCGTTGCCACGATCATAAGTTCGATCCCATTTCACACGAAGACTACTACGCCCTCGCCGCGATCTTTAAGAGCACTCGCTCCTTCGCGGATGAGAAGAATGGCGCTATCTCCTTCTGGTTTGAAACCCCCATCGGGGATCTCGAAGACTTCGCCGCCGTCAAGACCGCAGAGTTAGCCCTTGCAGCGAAGAAGCAAGAACTCGCTACAGCCCGCAGTGAGGAGAAGAAAAACCCAGGTCCTGAGAGCAAAAAACGCGTGGAGCAGCTCATGGATGAAATGGATCAGGTGGAAAAGAATCTGCCCGATCTCCCCACCGTTGTCGGGGTCACGGACAGCGCCATCACCCCCACCGTGCCGATTCACATTCGCGGCAGTCACCTCACGTTGGGTAAACCCGTCGAACGCGGTTTCCCCAAAGTTATGGAAGCTTCTTTAGCGCCAAAACCTCATTTCCCCGCCGATAAAAGCGGTCGTTTGGAGTTGGCACAGTGGCTTGCCCGCCCGGAACATCCACTCACCGCGCGCGTCATTGTCAATCGCGTCTGGACATGGCACTTCGATCAAGGTCTCGTGCGCACCCCTGACAACTTTGGTTTGTTAGGCGAGAGCCCCACCCATCCTGAACTTCTCGATTACCTCGCCACCTGGTTGCCTGCCAACGGCTGGAGCCTGAAAGACCTTCATCGCCTCATCCTCACCAGCGCCACCTATCAGCAAGCCAGTGGGCCTAGCGTGGAGAAGGACCCCGAAAATCACCTCCTGCATCACTTCCCCATTCGTCGTCTCCAAGCCGAGGAAGTCCGCGATGCCCTGCTCAGTGTCTCGGGTCAGCTTGATCTCAACATTGGCGGTAAAACGGTGCCACTGCGTAACCGGCAGTTCGTTTTTAACCACACCTCCAAAGACGCGACCAAATACGACAGTACCCGCCGCGCTCTGTATCTGCCCATCATCCGCAACAATCTCTACGACCTCTTCCAGCAGTTCGACTATCCCGATCCCGCCGTCTCCACAGGTCAGCGCAATAGCACCGTCGTCTCACCGCAGGCTCTGCTGCTCATGAATAGCCCGCTGGCGGACCAAGCCTCGCGTGGCCTCGCGAAACGCGTGCTGCAAAGCCATCGTGATCCCCAGGAACGCATCGCTCAGGCCATTCGCCTCGCCTACACACGGGATGCCGAGGCAGAGGACATCGCCAATGCGCACGACTTCCTCATCGCAGCGGATGGGATCCTCGCGTCCAGCATTCAGGATTATGAGGAGCGCCA
- a CDS encoding glycine zipper domain-containing protein — protein MKRIFITMIAISSLASCATGPNAQRGAVIGGLGGAAVGGIIGNQSGRGLEGAAIGAGLGALAGNAIGDSQDRRYYYNDRYYNHRGYRHGRYYYYD, from the coding sequence ATGAAACGCATTTTCATCACAATGATAGCAATCAGTTCTCTGGCCTCCTGCGCCACAGGTCCTAACGCCCAGCGAGGGGCCGTGATCGGCGGGCTCGGTGGTGCTGCGGTGGGCGGGATCATCGGTAACCAAAGTGGCCGTGGCTTGGAAGGCGCTGCCATCGGCGCCGGTCTGGGGGCCTTGGCCGGGAATGCCATCGGCGATTCTCAAGACCGCCGCTACTACTACAACGACCGGTATTACAACCACCGCGGGTATCGCCACGGTCGCTACTACTACTACGATTGA